In the Gossypium arboreum isolate Shixiya-1 chromosome 10, ASM2569848v2, whole genome shotgun sequence genome, one interval contains:
- the LOC108462490 gene encoding uncharacterized protein LOC108462490: MKCGFANGINVGASGSKGWPTSLRTSNVDFREVLEDCGLIDLGFFGGWFTWEHGRVLATNIREHLDRGIATQDWMSLFPSYHLEHLSHSFLDHCPILLDTRGRGGEFQRSRNRSFRFKVKWCLEHDFEAMVQRSWEDITETVPNKFMLLGKRFQQWSRSRSWDQKTIHRDFEERLHEVYDQDPSDEVLVEIIEAQIGINLEIDKEEIFWGQRAHANWLQNGDRNTNYFHKITV; encoded by the exons ATGAAGTGTGGATTTGCAAATGGTATTAATGTTGGTGCGTCGGGATCTAAAG GGTGGCCGACTTCGTTGAGAACGTCAAATGTTGATTTTCGAGAAGTGTTGGAGGACTGCGGGCTTATTGATTTGGGATTTTTTGGTGGGTGGTTTACATGGGAGCACGGTCGTGTTTTGGCTACCAATATTCGGGAGCATCTGGACAGGGGAATAGCGACTCAAGATTGGATGTCTCTTTTTCCTAGTTACCATTTGGAGCATTTGAGTCACTCATTTTTGGATCATTGCCCGATTCTGTTGGACACACGTGGGCGGGGTGGTGAGTTTCAGCGTTCTAGGAACAGAAGTTTCCGTTTTAAAGTGAAATGGTGTCTAGAACATGATTTTGAGGCTATGGTACAAAGGAGTTGGGAAGATATAACTGAAACTGTCCCAAATAAGTTCATGCTTTTGGGGAAACGTTTTCAGCAGTGGAGTCGGTCTAGGAGTTGGGATCAAAAAACAATTCATAGGGATTTTGAAGAGCGTTTACATGAAGTTTATGACCAGGATCCTTCTGATGAGGTTCTTGTCGAAATCATTGAGGCCCAAATTGGCATTAATTTGGAGATTGACAAAGAAGAAATTTTCTGGGGGCAACGGGCTCATGCCAATTGGTTGCAAAATGGAGATAGAAACACCAACTATTTTCATAAAATTACGGTTTAG